TTACTTATTCATTGAGTcgtaaaagtaaaacaaactAGAGCTAAAGTTTTATTCGgaaatatttgtttgatttcaaAAAATGGCAGAAAAACCCGAAAGTGCAGACTTGCAGAAGTGTGCTGAGCCAGAGGCTGAGCCATCACAGCCAGGTGTCATCGAGATCATAAAAGAACTTGAGAAAATACACGAATATTTTGAAAGTTTGAGCATTTCGTATTACGTGAACAAACACAAGGCGGACGAAATTTACAAAACCATGGTCCTATTGAAGCGAGTCCGAGATGAATTTGAAAACAAGAAAGGGCGCTGCGTGGAGATGATTGAgcgcgagggagagagaaaaatcaTTGTGGACGTAATCGAGTACATTGATGACGCATTGCATTACATCCGTTTTCTGCAGGATGAACACATCATGCAAGGGATCGACAAAAAGAGACCGATGCATTAAAGGTAATACCTCCTCTTCCGCACAGACTAGCAgttgtaaaatatttgtaaatttcAGGACAAATACCAAAGGGGACAAGTATGAATACACAAGGGTCAAAAATCGATACAACGCGAAGGACAAGTTTCAAATGAATGATAAcatatacaaacatatgtagGTATCTATAATACCTATAATAATATCtataaaatttcaaaattttaaaatttcagaACCAGAAGACAGCAGAAGATACAAATCGAATAAAGTTGGAAACCAATTGTCAAGGATAAACAActcaattacaattacaattacaattacaattacaattacaattacaattattcCAAACTACCATAAACATCATGTGTGTATCTTGAAGTCAGGAAAGACCCCTCCAGCAGAGTACGTGCAAAGCTCCATATGTCAAGTAGTACATTATCTTCCTGCCATCTGGCCCTATTTCGGGGGGGTTTTCGCTCGAGTATGTACCTATTAGTACTCGTATcagtttgtttgctttgtctTTCACAATTGCAACACAACACAcgcaacgtgttttgttttcttcttttttttggcttaaatGTCATTGAATTCGGTCAGATGCTTTCGTCAGTGAATTTGCACgcatttaaaaacaaaaactacaatCGAATCGAACACCAAAGTACATGCCATTTTCCTTTAAGGAATAAGAGTAGAGTAAAGAAATTTTCCAACAAGAATAAATCCACAATATGTGTCCTTGTGTCTTGTATATAAACTAAATAGAGTAATATTATATTCAAAATGTATTAATTTCCAAGACTGAAAATAAGATctaaatatgaatatttctTTCCagcatacgtacatataatGGCTAGAGGGAACTATTCATGGAAGATAAGAGAAATTGTTATGAAagaacttgtttttttttatcaaaataTTACTAAGAAAAGTTAATTTAACCCGAAATTCCCCGATATCGAATAACTGCATCACTGCATTACGAACGGTAGATTATGCGCAAGATCATTCTTGTTTAATCGGGGCTCTCACTCTCACGCTCCCCCGTATCTTTGGGAGGCTGGGATTCCGGGCCAGGAGAGTGTTATCGTAAGCATAAGGCCTCGTTTACAGTGTGGGAATTTAACAGGAATTTCGAACAGGGAAAAGTGTTTCATTCTGAAGCTGTCACTCTCTTCCAGgcccacacactctctctaTTCCATGGGTTCGTTTTGGCCACGTCCACGaatgcagcaacaaaaacaaaatgtaaacTCTGCTCAGCACCTACTCTCTCAGCTTCTTTGCTACTgcgacagcgagagagcgataaagagagagagagagagctgcgtCTGTGAGCGGAGTCTGAGCTGGCTTgttcgtgcgtgtgtgtgtgtgtgtgtttacagGTAAGCGAGCCCAAGGTGTGTGTAGAAAAGGTGAGTCAGATGAGGCATGGCCTCTTACGAGTCTCTGCAGACAAGACAAAAGTGCGGagatattataataataagtTTTTCGAAATTAATTTTGCAAAGAGCCTTCAATACTCCAATCTCCAGACAGAGAAAAAAACCTGTAACCATTAGTGCGAGATAGGGAGAGCGGGAGGTGCCCTCACCTTTACGGAAATACACCTTGAATAAACGATTTTTGAATGGACAAGCCGTTTCGTCtcgctctttttttgtttaagcGCTCGATCGGATCAAGACGACGCCGTGTGCTAGTGAGAATTATTTTTAGTCTATTTTCGACTTTTGGTGCGTACAGTTGCAGCCGATCGTTCAGTCGATtcgttgttttgttttgtttgtgttcgttctctttctgctgctgcctctgcttctgcttttttgGCCTAAAAGAAACGCGCACTGAGATTTTTCGGCTTACGCTTGTTGTGAATCGGGTACGGAATTGCTCTTTTAAagtttgcctttttttttacatttatctATGTGCAAGAAATGGAGAGATGTGGTATTTATGTGTTTGTATGGGGTGCCCTGAGAGTCGAACTCTTACGTTTATAGGGTTCCATTCCACCAGAGATATTCTATTTCTACTTCTGTgtacacttttttttgtttgtgattaaaaatatatacaaatttatttattaaaagaaGTGTTTACTTCTCCTTTTTTTAGATCTTTCAATCGAATACAATACTTTCATGATGTAATAAAGTCaccaaataataataataaataatagttATAATTACAAAACATTTCCTGAACAATCTCTGTACAGTGAAATACCTATTTAGAAACCCATAAATGTTTCCACTGTACCAGAGAAACTACTCTGAAAATCAAGAGACGACCTTTAAATAGATCAAAACGCAAAGTTTGGCAATCACAGACTTTTTGGATTGTACAAATAAAATGTGACAGGAGTTGGGGTTGGTGCTGGGGTAATGGTGGGGGTAGTCTCTGTTCGAGGAACGGAAGCATGTTCAGCGGCCCAGAACCGACTCTATAATTTTGAAATTCTTTCAGCTTGACAAACATCCCAGTCGAACAGTCCCACAgtcccccagtccccccccGACCACAGTTCGCCGCCAGTAGGCCCGTTCTCTGGAATTTGTGAATAGCAATTTTCTTCTCTcccgctcgctctcgctctagctatctctctctctctccctctgtctctgttggttTAGATGCATGAACGGATaggtgcatgtgtgtgtgtgtgagtgtgtgaggcATCAACAAGTTTAGAAACGGGCTTTGGACACTCGAGGCCCACTCTGTGTCTGTGAAGGGGGGCAGAAAAAGTTCACAGTTGAGGCGATTTCATGGGGATAGGTCTTGGAATAACAATTAACCATGGGCTTTCGTTGTATCGTTGCAGGGAATGCAGCCAAGAAATGGCCCCAGTACATAGTACACCttgcactgccactggctgcCGAATCGTACCGAATCGCTTGAAGCACTCGCGCTGCAGATAAACCAGCGAATATGAACGTCTAGAAGAGGGTATAgcccccatccatccatcagtCCATCCATCCGAAGAGGAAGCCTAGGCTTAATTCTAGAGCAATGCAATCGCAACAAGTCCGTCCAATAAGCACCTATGACAATCTGGGTGCCAGTGCCTCCACAGTGGCTCCACCaacaaagcagcaacagctacagctacagcaacaTCTCCAAAGAGCTGGAGAAAGTCCCAGGCAGCCGGAGAGAGCAGCCACCGCCAGAGGTGTGAGCGACCAGCTTCTGTCGAACGGCatgccgccgcagccgccgccgcagccgcagccacagcccgAGCTTGAGTCCGAGGAGGAGCTGTTGAATAGCAGCGGTACCAGCCACAGTATAGCCGCCGTTAAGGCGGCTCTCAACGATGCCAAGTCGAAATTCTTTGGCATCAACAACTACGACGAGTATGAGTCAGCCGTCCAGCCAACGCAGATGCCAATGCCGTCCGTCAAAGCCCATTCACAACAGCCGACCATTAAGCCGGAACCAAAGTACCAGAACGTCCCACAGCGCCATAAGCCACATGCCGCAGACGAGcttccggctccagctccggctccgactCAGACCATCGAGCcagtgccaatgccaatgccaatgccagtggTGGTGCCACTGGCGGCCAGCAGTCCGGACAGATCCCTGCGGTATGCAACCACCTATGAACAGATACCCCTGAGTGACTTGGATGCACCGCAGCCGTCGCAGGTAAGTGTCAGTATCCGAATCCCCCAAGCCGCATCCAATTGATAGATCTCTCCCGCTAATCTGTCGCTCTCTTCCTCTGTCCCTGTACAGGCTGTCTACATGAGTACTACGGTGCCGCAGAATATGAAAGGCATGAAGATCGCTGGACGACATACGCCGACCCGCAATAGTCTGAGACACAGTCGCATGATAGTTGTGAATCACAAGAACCATGACAGTACGTTCTTCATTTTGATCTTcatctccatcttcatctCCATATCGGGCATTAAAtacgtgtgtgggtgttgtctATTCCATTTGCAGGTCTCCAAGCGGCATATTCCAAGCATATCCGCAATCTGAACATTTCCCGGCAGCTACTGATAATGCAATTGGCTGTGGGACTACTGATCGTGGGACTGGCCATCTGGATACTGTTGCTGGCGCCGAACGCTTCCATTCTGATCAATCCGTATCTGAGTGGCCTATCTGTAAGTGCAGCGCAATCATCTGCAGACCTAAACCATGCTCAATGCTCTTGTTGCCTGTTTAGCTGTTGCTGGCCAGTATCGCGGGCCTGATACTACTGAGACGGGATCACAGGATCACAGAGCACAGGGCGCCCAATAGTTGCTATAAAGTCCTGCTGGCCGAATCCTATGTGTTCTCTGCCTTGGCGCTGGTCTTTTGCTGTCTGGCCCTGGTCTGTGCGGCCATCGAGTTCGCTGAGCTGGCATCAGCTGTGGACGGTGCCTGCGGACCGGCAACCAGTTCGCTTTTAAGCTATCACAACTGCACCTGCCTGACGTCTGCAGATGATGGGGCAGATGACGCGGCAGCTGATGGCAGCAGTCCCCCGAATGAGTAAGTACTCTTCAATCCCTCACGAAATAGTTATTTTTATGGGAATCTActtttgcagcagcaacagcagcagcagcagcgaggaaTGCGGGGCATTCCGCGGTGAATGGAAGTATCTGCTGGCCTTCTCCATGGCCCTCAATGCCCTGGGCATTGTTGCAACATTCTTATACATAACACTATTTATTTGTTGCCACCGCAACCGGAAACACTTTTACACGTCTGTCTAAAGGAGGGCCAAGTCCCTCGAGTCCATTACTTGCATTACTTGAATTCttgcttttaatttaaaataaattatttacaaaaaacaaacacaaaaaacaaatcgTCACGTGCAACGGTAATGCACATGGGAGAAAGTCATTTCCATACGCTCTGGCTGCCTGCATGtttggtttttcggtttttggagGCCACTTCCCGCTTTCACTTTCTTTACAGAACTTTCCACATCGAACTTCCAACTTTCGTTGAGAGCGTAGAACGTGCCCTGGATTTATTGAGTGAATTGTAGACTAAATCAATCAGAAAACAACATACATTGCGTGTGTCTAACGCGGTGCACGGTTAATGCTCGAAACATAAGGGAATGCCCGAGAATGACAAAAACCAAGCACATGTTGGGTGCAAGATAGAGGTAGATTATATCACTAAAAAGAGAATATTTCAAAGCAAATGTGATAGAACATTTGTGGTGTACTCCTCATGTCTTGCCCATCTTTAGGTGTTACATTTAGAACACTTTTTCACTTGATAATTTCGTCAGGTTATAGCAATTGTGTGGTAAATAATTTTTCTCAATTATCTGGTCATGAAATGTATTTTGCAGCCAGGCATTTCGGTTGAAATTACTATAATAATACCTTTGCTGCGGCAGCGGATTATAGTACACCGACCTAATTGCCATGTGACAGATAGTCGTGGAATATGATTGATTGTCAATGGGGTTTTGTGGCAAaatataatcataataatttcCATAGCCAGTGCTCGTAATTTTAACAGATGGAATTATTTCATTTGATGGCTTGCTGGGGCGGAACAGAGAAATTCTCTGGAAACGGACAACAGGCACACTCCAAAAGATAAGAACAGATCACGAAAATATTGTTCTAAATGCGAAAAAAGAAATGCGACAAAACATACCCCGTTTTAGAATCCAGTAACTCCGCCGGGTTTACGAAAGTCAGAATTCACCAGAATGGTGCCATTCTTTTGGGTTATGCCGCATATCACAGAGCCGCGGTTCAGATAGCGTTCACAGACATGTCCCCTGGTCTCCAGGCTCTTCACATGGCTATCCAGCAGGCCATACTCATAGAGCAGGACATTGGGCAGCATCTGATGGTGAATGCGACTGGCGTCGATGGCATATTTGATGTTCGCCTGCTGCCAAAGAATCCGCACCAGCAGCGGAACGAGGGAGGATATGATTTTGGTGCCACCAGCGGCACCAACAACCAGCCGAACCTTGCCCGTCGTGCGCTCAGTGACGATGAGAGGGCTCATCGAGGACATGGGCCGGGTAGTGGGTGCCACCCTGTTCTTGCCTGGGACAAAGGGTAAGTCAAAGTAGTTCCTCAGATGCTTGATGGAGAAGTCCGACATGGCATTGTTGAAGAGCACACCTGTACGCTTTCCTGTGCGTCCGCTGCCGAAGCTGAATCGATAGACATGTATTATGCAGGGGTTCAGAAGGAGAAGCAATAGGAGGCAAGAGCCACGTGGCTTACTAGAAATTGATGGTGCTGGTGACTGAAACGGCATCGTTGTCGTGCAGCACTGATGTGTGGGCCGTACCGTGCTCCTCTCGCACACGTATCTCCGCGGGCGCCCCGTACGACCGGGGGCTATTGAACGTCATAGAGTCATCGATTTCTTCGGCCATGGAAGCGGACACCTTGGTGCTGGTCATGCTTTTCAGTAGCTGCAACAGAAAGGAGAGGAATGAATGCATTTGAAAGAGACAGCTAGAAGGCACTCACCTGCTCATCGGCCGCTTCGTCGAGCTGCCAGCGCTTGACAAAGCCAAATTTCATTGCCTCAATCATTCGATGTACCTCCAGGGGCCCCATATCGCTGGTGCGTGCAAAGTCCCTACGAAAGTGTCGCAAAATGCTCATTATAAAGCCCAGGACATGGCCGCTGCCTGGCAAAGGCGTCAAATGCAGATCGTATTCGTCGAGGGGAATCACCAGGGACTCGCTAATTTTAGCATCAGCGCGGCTTAGGTCCTCCTTGCCTATAACACTGCCCATGTCCCTCAAGTCGGCCAACAGGTCCTCGGCCAGAGATCCGTTGTAGAAGCTGTGCGGTCCCTCCATGGCCAGCCGCTCATAGGTGCTGCACAGTTGGGCAGGAGGCTGAATGAAATGGCCAATGGGCCAGAAGTTCTCTGTTTTGGGATCGATGAACATTTGCCGCAGCAAACGATCAGCTTTGATCATATCTCTGTTCAGGGCAAGGGCATCATATTGATGCTTATACAAGCGATAGCCCGTGTGACACAATGCAAGCGTTGGCTTCACCAGCTCCGACCATGGCAGCCGGCCAAATCGCTGATGGGCGAGGGCATAGCCAGCTAGTTCAGTGGGCACCGCAATGGACCAGCTGGACTGCTTGAACTCCTGCTCGTCACGGAAGATGGAAAAGTTCTCGGCCCGCAGGGAAATGGGTGATATTTCGCGGGCAGAAATGCTGTAGGATTTTCGCTCTTCGTGTATATAAATTTTCATCAACATGCCACCGCCGAGACCCATGCTCTGCATTCCGATGAGGCCATTGCAGAGTAAGGCAGAGAGAGCGGCATCCACAACGCTACCGCCATCTTCAAGGGCCTTCCTGGCCATAAGACCGCAGACATCGTTGTCGGTGCAGATGCCAGCCCGCGCGAATTCATGCAACGGTGAATGAGAAGCCGGCAAGGGATACTCTGGATTCTGTGGCTTTCTATTCACTTTTTGGGGAACTAAATGGGCCaatatataaaagaaaatttataCCATTTCAGGACAAGCCGTGTTAATTGTTGCTCCTTAATGGAATGGAACTCACCATCCTTCTCCAGAAGCCTGTACACATATATTGCAACCAGGATGCCAACTATCAGCGATATGAAGCTGCTTGCAATTTTATCGCGTATCATCGTAATGTAATGAGTAATAACAATATCCTTGCATTTCAAAAGCCTGGTTACAAGGTTGGTTAGCAGAAGGAGGTGCGTACATCTTCGCCATGAAGCGCAAGGCGTCTGACCTACAGAGGGTGGTAAATATAACTAATATCGatatttttctgtttaaaaaccaaacgaaaataaaacatggacatcatatttttatttgatctTCTTTCACGAACCGAATATAGgcgatatatatatttataaagattttatttaattttaaaacagCCTAACAACTAACTTTTTTGTGAACAAAGCAGGCTGCTGAATGCTCCTATTTATACGGCAGGCCCAAGCCAGTATTATTTTCAGTCAGTTCACACAGTTCAAACCGGCAACATCGTTCCTAGTTCTATCGTTCTAAATTCCAAGTAAATTCAAAATTTCTCAGTTAACTTTTAGTAAAATGGACTCGgcaaaaaaatttttattattttcgtttACGCTTTAACTTTCCGCTGTCTATCTGATGCTGGACTTCTGTGGCTGTTTAAGTTGCTACTCTTCGTGCaatcttttcatttcgttttcaaaactcaggaaaattatacaaattttcgTTGTTATTTTTTACTTAACTCACACGATGGTTACGGATAGCACCGATCTGTGAGTACGAAACATATTCTTCCCGTCAAAAgtttaaaatttgtttgattatttTCAGAAACATCCCACACTTTGTTTAACATGTTGGATAATTcagttttaaattaatttcaaattaagAACTTTTGGAACTGATGTTGTCTGTAAGTATAGACAATGCCCGCGTAGCAGCATATGCAGGAAAATATACTGATTACTCTCTTgttcttaaatattttcagcTACCGAAATTTACTTACAATAAATAACCCTTGCAACGTTTATGCTTTGTTTTGAGTTAATATTTCTGGAATAGGAATAGCGAGGTGGAGTTGGAAGACAGGGCGGAATGGGCAGTGGCGTTGGAACAGAGCTAGAACATACTCCATACTCCACACCTGGAAGGAATTTGGGGCAGTGGCCCCCCTGCTGCTCGCCGCTGCCCTGTCCTGTGTGCAGCCAGCTACTGCCACCATTCttgaaacaaatttaaattcaatttcgaTTTTAATTGCGCTCTTTGGGTCAGCTGTTTAGTACAGGTCTGCATTTCAAAAATCGATAGTGCCGATAGTGCCCTTTCGTAGCATCGATAGTACTGTCGATTGTACCATCGATTGTCATTGAAGTGGTTGAGGCAACAAGTAGTTGGTTGATAAGATATATTGTCTCGACACATTAAGTACACGCAACGTGCCGCGTCGGTCGTCGGGTATACAGATACTTAAAGTAATTAAAACAGtttgcatatttatatagCAGATTTGTTACGGTTTTTTCCTACCAGTAAAACTCAGTTGTTGTGTGGTTGAAttcgtttgtgttttttttcaaaatataaattgtgCTACAAACCaatagagcgagagagagagagagcagtcAGTCAGTGGCCTGCAAATGTTTTAAACAAACTCGAAAGATCGTGTACACCTAATCCCTCCCTCCCCTTccatgcataaatatttatgtacatatgtatgtatgtactaagAAAGACATATCGTACGACGACTTGGAGAGGGCGGCATTCGTTTGTGTCTTTATCTTTTCCTCCGCCAaatgcacccacacacatgtgcacTGGCGGCTGACTGCTGCTTGCTGCCATATCTGTGTACATTTGTGGTCCACCCATCTGTTGATTTGCGACCTTGCAACGATATAATTACTATTTAAAATGTTGTGATAGTACCAATGCGATTTCCATTTGATAatagctctctctctatacCGCTGACTAGACGTCTACTTACCGAATATCCATACCGTCTCTGTCTATCCGAGATGTGGGTGAAAAAGTTCTGAGCAAGTCGCTCAGAATGTAAGATGATTCATATAGTAGATGATCCCCCAACCTCCCCATGGGCATGAAACACTTTTCTTTCTGATAATGCATTACTCATGCAAATTTCAGCCAAATATCACTTACTTTAGTAGATGTCTGGCCTCAAATATACAATACTCTTCTCGAATACTCGTCGTACACGTGTCCAGTACACATTTGTATAAAACTTTCACTTTagcaatttgtttgcattcccataaataaataagcaaatGTCTGAAAGGTGTGTCCGTGTACGCAATACGCATGAGCCGTAAATAAGAGCCACTAAGCCTGActcatcccatcccatccttgGATGGTCTGTGGCTTGGGAATATCTGCAAAGTTTTTCAGATAGTCATAATAAAGGAAGGGGAATCACAGCCAAAACCCAAGCTTCCCTCACCAGAAACTTTACAACAAACTGGAAAATCACATGCGTCATTCCAcagaaaagcaaagcaaagcaacagATTTGGAGTACGAGAAGAATGTTTGTTAATTATGATTAATTCTGACTAATCATGTGCGTTATTTTTTGAGTGACGTAAGCCCAAAGTATATgctacatatatttttagatGAGCATACAACAATATGAGGGCtgctctctccctgtctctctctctctctctctgtccctctgtctgcTGTGTTTGCTTACAAAACATAATTAATTGTTGATTTGATGGGCTATTCAGTAAATAAAACCACGAACTCACATAGCCTTCGTTTCTCGGTTACTCTTGATAAAAACCGctgattattttatttattgtacatatataaacaatataaaatcaaatatagTCGCAAGTGGTTTTCATGAAAGGAAAACTACA
The sequence above is a segment of the Drosophila pseudoobscura strain MV-25-SWS-2005 chromosome X, UCI_Dpse_MV25, whole genome shotgun sequence genome. Coding sequences within it:
- the LOC4814462 gene encoding glutathione hydrolase 1 proenzyme, which produces MIRDKIASSFISLIVGILVAIYVYRLLEKDVPQKVNRKPQNPEYPLPASHSPLHEFARAGICTDNDVCGLMARKALEDGGSVVDAALSALLCNGLIGMQSMGLGGGMLMKIYIHEERKSYSISAREISPISLRAENFSIFRDEQEFKQSSWSIAVPTELAGYALAHQRFGRLPWSELVKPTLALCHTGYRLYKHQYDALALNRDMIKADRLLRQMFIDPKTENFWPIGHFIQPPAQLCSTYERLAMEGPHSFYNGSLAEDLLADLRDMGSVIGKEDLSRADAKISESLVIPLDEYDLHLTPLPGSGHVLGFIMSILRHFRRDFARTSDMGPLEVHRMIEAMKFGFVKRWQLDEAADEQLLKSMTSTKVSASMAEEIDDSMTFNSPRSYGAPAEIRVREEHGTAHTSVLHDNDAVSVTSTINFYFGSGRTGKRTGVLFNNAMSDFSIKHLRNYFDLPFVPGKNRVAPTTRPMSSMSPLIVTERTTGKVRLVVGAAGGTKIISSLVPLLVRILWQQANIKYAIDASRIHHQMLPNVLLYEYGLLDSHVKSLETRGHVCERYLNRGSVICGITQKNGTILVNSDFRKPGGVTGF
- the LOC4815101 gene encoding uncharacterized protein isoform X2: MQSQQVRPISTYDNLGASASTVAPPTKQQQLQLQQHLQRAGESPRQPERAATARGVSDQLLSNGMPPQPPPQPQPQPELESEEELLNSSGTSHSIAAVKAALNDAKSKFFGINNYDEYESAVQPTQMPMPSVKAHSQQPTIKPEPKYQNVPQRHKPHAADELPAPAPAPTQTIEPVPMPMPMPVVVPLAASSPDRSLRYATTYEQIPLSDLDAPQPSQAVYMSTTVPQNMKGMKIAGRHTPTRNSLRHSRMIVVNHKNHDSLQAAYSKHIRNLNISRQLLIMQLAVGLLIVGLAIWILLLAPNASILINPYLSGLSLLLASIAGLILLRRDHRITEHRAPNSCYKVLLAESYVFSALALVFCCLALVCAAIEFAELASAVDGACGPATSSLLSYHNCTCLTSADDGADDAAADGSSPPNDSNSSSSSEECGAFRGEWKYLLAFSMALNALGIVATFLYITLFICCHRNRKHFYTSV
- the LOC4815101 gene encoding uncharacterized protein isoform X1, with product MQSQQVRPISTYDNLGASASTVAPPTKQQQLQLQQHLQRAGESPRQPERAATARGVSDQLLSNGMPPQPPPQPQPQPELESEEELLNSSGTSHSIAAVKAALNDAKSKFFGINNYDEYESAVQPTQMPMPSVKAHSQQPTIKPEPKYQNVPQRHKPHAADELPAPAPAPTQTIEPVPMPMPMPVVVPLAASSPDRSLRYATTYEQIPLSDLDAPQPSQVSAVYMSTTVPQNMKGMKIAGRHTPTRNSLRHSRMIVVNHKNHDSLQAAYSKHIRNLNISRQLLIMQLAVGLLIVGLAIWILLLAPNASILINPYLSGLSLLLASIAGLILLRRDHRITEHRAPNSCYKVLLAESYVFSALALVFCCLALVCAAIEFAELASAVDGACGPATSSLLSYHNCTCLTSADDGADDAAADGSSPPNDSNSSSSSEECGAFRGEWKYLLAFSMALNALGIVATFLYITLFICCHRNRKHFYTSV